Within Spinacia oleracea cultivar Varoflay chromosome 4, BTI_SOV_V1, whole genome shotgun sequence, the genomic segment aggattttccatgatcaattgagtagtagttgcaaatgctagttgattgaattagattggAATTAGACCTATCAAAAATCGACTTGACCGGAAAactgacccgaacccgacccgaaaatactgggtcctgaacaagattttgtgacccgtaacccgattttgtCCGAACctgagcaacccgaaaagtaatgggtcaaaacccgaccgaacccgttttggacccgactgattgaaaatcattgtatttatagtaataaatgacatTATGAATAAATTTAAGTATAATAAACACGTTTTTtgttactattgttgtgtgtaatatgattttaatttgaattatacaccattttatggttgaatttgactaaatatataCTTGTgcaggaaaatttgttaaattgtgccaatattttgtatatttatcacctaaattagagaaaatataatgcgcgttttaaaatctctcaactcgttgggtcgacccgaacccgaaagttctgggtcttgaacaagcttttgtaaacccgaacccgaaagtgaccgacccgattcaacccgaacccgaaaataattttttacaacccgacccggccgacccgtttgacaggtctaattggaatgtatgatttaggtttggcaagacattgtgagcctaattcatgcaagtgaatgatagttcctattatatgcaagctaatctagattaggactatgcgaaagcttttctataggctaggttgcttcgcgtgctctatccgagaggtggcgagtacgtcattagttttcattcccctatgtgctatttcattacatcattcatgattactatatggtagttcatttccaccgatttccctagactatccccaactccctaacgtttagcttccttgattcaatctagtttaattgttagtATAGCTTGATAgtgataattcaaatcaaacctcttgttcgaattagcttgacatttaaactcgagaaccatcgtttctttgggacgatccctttacttgccactataattcatatagttggttagtctagtggttctataaattttgtttgattgaggcgttgatctttcaacgacggaaaatcgcCTTATACTAAATTATTTAATTGTGATATGTGGGGGTATTGTCGTCTATTCCAAAGGGGACCAAAAGTGATTTTACTAAAAGAACACCAgatcttcacttatataatagagattagtCTCTTATGAAACATTGTACAATTCACTAAAGAATACCTTGCATATGAATCTCTAAAGAATCTCACCCATGTGGGTAAGAGATAGCAAAAATTAAGTGATTTGAAAAATTAAATGTGTGTATGTGGACTATTTAGTGTAGGTAATTCATAAAATAAGGAGGCCACTTACATATTTATTTGGGACAAAAATGTAACTACAATAGTGATATAAGGGTGAAAGGGGGGAGATGCTACAGTTACCCTGAGGGTAACTGGGACCCTGGTACCTTGGTCCATTAGTGGTCcacataagcaaaaaaaaaaatcagaattgGGGGGAAAGCAGGAAAAATGGGGGGAAATTATTTCAGCATTTGCGTCGTTTAGGGTTAGGTGAGCGGGAGGAAAACCGCCATTCTTCCCTAAAATTATATCCCGCCCAAACACagtgaaattattaaaaaaaaaaaaaaaaaaaagagagagataaAATTGGGGCATTTAAAAAACCAGCAGTAACATTTCCTTTCCCACTGTATATAATCTTGTAATCAAGCTGAAAAATGTTTGTTAATAATGCAAATTTGAGAAATGTTTGTCACTAATGCAAATTGTTACGAATGTTTGAGAACGGTGGTAATGAGAACATCATTAATTTATTACTAATGCTAATttcatatgtttttttttttttattatcgaATGCATTAAATTTCATGACACTGTTTAATCTTTTTCTGTTTGTCGACAATGGAGATCTGATAGGCGGACGAACCTATGCTTATTATAGCTAATATGATTTGTTATAGTTATGTAGTATTAAGTCATTATATTAGTTGTATGCTCTTCCTATATTTTTAAACACTGCACTACTATTTTAGTTTAAAGTTCTGTATATATTTGTTTCGTATGTTGTATAATATAAATGTTGTGTATTATATTTCAATATATGGCAAAATTGAATAAAACCCTAACGGTGTTCGTATTAACATTACAGTGATATTCGAGTTTCTTACTTCGACCCTCTTGAATCAATTAGATTGGGCAAAGCTAAAGAACTTTTTGGATTTATGTACGGTATTATTATGATATTAAAACAAAATATGactaagagcatctccaatggttacaTATAAGGACTAGCTTGCAATTTTCATAAAATTTCTAGCTACTAGCTAACCATTGGAGTACATATGAACAATTAGCCAATTTAAGCAAATTAGCTCTACAAAGCTAATTAGCTTGGGAAAAAAAAGAACGGaaaaatttgtttatttgataaacatgtgaattgaataataaaaataaattttaaaaaattgttaaaaaattTCAAGCAACTTGCTAACCATTGGAGCAAAATACACATGAAAAAATAGTAGCTTGAAAATCTGATGTGGCATATGAAAGCAACTTATCAATTTGCttaccattggagatgctctaaggCATTATAATTACTTCTTGATTtctttattacattttaaattaTTCTCTCCATGTACGACTATAATTGTTTtgactatttttttttgaaaaaaattatataatttgAACGCGATTATTTGacgaaaacaaataaaacaacCTAGAAATGTATACAACTAGTATTGAAGCCTATGCTATGCACGGGTTTGTAATGAAAAATacatatttttcttattatatcATTGTATACAgataggtgttttataaattatagCCGTAATAGAAAGTTGAAATATGTCCCTTTTCAAGTTGGAGTATAAATGTGTTTTTAACGATTTAAATGTTTATGCATAAGGCACTGATAGAAAAACTGAGTTTTAAAATGGTTAGTTCAATAATGGTAAAACTCAAGTTAGTTATTCATGTGATCTCAACAAATCCATCCTTATAGACTTCCTTTGTCCTCATTTTCTCGCCCCATATTCTATTTAGTCCATCCTTAGAGATTGTTTCATTTTCGTATATCGTATTTTATTTACCCCAATGTCCCCTTTTATTTTGCTTTCAGTTTCCTTCAATATAAAAGGAACTACTAATGTGGGCCTATGCGGTTTTAAGGCTATTAAAAAGTTAAAGCGGTTTATTTTTAATACTCGAGTCAAACATTAACGATTTACAACATTAATTGATGACATTTTTAGTAGTTGAGTCCATCATTATTTTTAATAGTTGAGTCCAAcattaacaattaacaacacTAATTGATGACGATTAACAACATTATTTAGGCTACACTTTGGACTCAACTATATTTCTAAACAACTCTCACATTTGATCGATTTGAAAGAAGTATTACATTTAGCAGGGGAACCGGAGAAATTGGTTAATCGTCATCGATCATTGAGTCTGATATTAAATAGACTTATATTTAAAGATATTAATaaagaaaaaatcaaataaaaatagataaacaAACACCCGAAAAGGGATTAAGTTCCAATGTACAAAAAATAACAGAGGAGAATAAAGAGTGAATAGAATCCTTATTATTAAGGTAATTAAAATTACAATCACCATTTATTATCAATAACTACAATAGCCTTGCTTAAAAAAAACATCTAATGATATCTAACTATCCAAGTAAAATTCTTTTTAAAAATCTTGATGCACTTTTGATATTGGGACGATCTTCCGTCTGTTGCCCTTTTACTTCTGTGCATCTCGGGTTTGCGGTGAATGTTATGGACACATGTGGGCTTGCAAGTTGCAACCTCGGTTGTGTCAACGTTTATCATTGTATATTCTATGTTGGTGTAAGTTTCAGACCTAAATTTTAGTTCGTTGTGCCGGATAAAAGACAACATTTTGTCTTCAATTGCACAGTAGCAGTCTACTATAATTTGTTGCATCAATCGCCCCCCCTAGAATTAAAGTTTGTGCTTCACTTTTTTTGTGTGCAACCTATACGTGTAATACTCCACCATCGACTTCTGCGTTAAAACAAAGTAAAGAATTAATGTACGTGAGTTATTTAAGCAAGATGAAATCAAACACAACAAAAACTTAAATACAAACACGAATCCAATATAATTCAGTTTCAAGCTGGCTGAAGTATGCTTACATCACGAATACTTcggttgattttaattttatctATAGAACTTGTTGAATGAAAGTTTATCGGGCAAATAATTCACAACATATGTAAATCCATCAACGGGTAGAATCATACTCTAAagttaagatataaatgtaGATATATAAATTCTTCCCTGCTATTTTGATGTCAAGACAATAGCTTTTGGGTTGATTAAAATCAAAGGATTTATCAACGTTTTCAGAGATCGGATCTGCAGTCCTCATATTATTATGTTTATAATTTCCATGCATGACATACTGAGTAGTATTAAATGATCACACAAAACCGAATTGCAAGTTCGTAAGCCGATGGAGCATGGAGCATGGAGCATAAACAATTATGTTGTGTacactttttttttctattgTAGATTTTTTTTGCGGATTTTATACGTGAGTCGTGAGTTTTTTTGAATTCCCAACAGAactttatatgtatatatatgtatacaaaaAGTAGAAGAGAAGTAGaataaattttaattgaaatcTTTTTTTTATCATATTAAATGGTCAATCATGGCAAgactttaatattatttatttaattaattaactagtttttgggcccgggcgatgccccgggttactacattaataacattcacttttagttatatgtgtttttttttttaataataacatgaaacatgtacTAGCTTAGTGGTAAAAGCTTTGTTGTTTAAACTCTAGGTCAAGGGTTCAAACCTTAGCAAACtatatttgattttatttttaatgtatACGAAGATTACATGGAGCGAACTACGTACCCATAAGCAAAGCGCCACGTGTCACGTATACTTTCTCAtagacgccttttaatataatttatagATAGATAACTTAATTATATGTGATGACATggaaatcctacgtggacgctctaaatgatcttgaaaaaactcccctttatatatacccATAAGCAAAGCGCCACGTGTCACGTATACTTTCTCAtagacgccttttaatataatttatagATAGATAACTTAATTATATGTGATGACATGAaaatcctacgtggacgctctaaatgctcttgaaaaaactcccctttatatatatatatatatatatatatatatatatatatatatatatatatatatatatatatatatatatatatatatatatatatatatatataaaagattATATCGTCTACatcttaattttgatttttttagtaaCCACACCTCTATACAACATAATTGTTCTAAAAAAATATTGAGAAACAACATAAAAGTAACTCATAATTCCTTTGAGGTCCCAGGTTCGACCCTACGcaaaagctttttttttttcccattttctACCCAAATGTCTCAACATTGGAATCTCCGCGTTCTTCTTCTCCGACTTCTTCTTCAACAACCGCCGTCTTCTGCAACCAATTTTTTACTATTGtatatcacaaaaaaaaatcgatATTATTTATAGGTACATATTCAGGTGTCAACTGTTGTTAAAACGACCAACAATTTTTCGACTTTCATTGAATTAACTTAGAAGACACCATGTATcctgtttcatttttttaaGAATTAAGTTATTAAATGTCGAAAACAATCGTTATGCAGACCAACCTGAATCATCTGTTCAGTTTCATTGAAACAAATTAAGGAGAAGATCAAATCTGACATTGGTATCATCGacagaaataaataataaaaaaaatttatttaagtttgaatttcaaattcaaaaggAACTGGAATTTGGTTTTGAAATTTTGGGATGACGTGTGCAAGCTGACGTGGATCTGTCCAATAAAAGGGCAGGGTATCAAGGGACCATTTACCTTTAAGGTAACCAAAGCCTTTGCGGTGAAAAGGGGATAGTTGTTAAACACTTAAACATATATGGAAAGAATCCAAAAGTGACTAATATAAAAAGTAtcgcaaaataaaaaaagagggTAATAAACAAGAGCGGAGAGTTACTTTTtggacaattttataaaaattatcgcAACAATTGGTGTCGGTGCCCCTCCGTGTGAAGATATTAAAAACTATGTACACTTTTACTTTCCAATAGTTGTGCCAAAACTAATTTTAATTGGCCAATTAATAGCCGCTGTATGTCTATCGTTCGGGTTGGGAATTAGTTTCTATGAATATTTCTGCCACAAATTTAGCTTATTACGTTCTCATTCTCTCTGCCTTGTTTCAATGTTTCTTTACAAAGTGTAATATTCCGTCGTTTTTTGTTTACACCGGTTGCTTCATATTTGATATTTCTGgatgttttcttttttattgaGGGTGATATTAATGCCCGTAGAAGATATTTGTATTAATGAATTATGTCAAACAACTATTGGATAATTTCCATAAAATTTATTCTTGCCACATTATAGGAAAGTCAATCGCGTAGCGGATTATGTTGTCGGCATAGGTGATCGCATGCAAACGCACCAAAAAATTGACTCATACATAAAtagtaatatttttaattttatatctTTAGATACGTTAGAATatagttttgagagaaaactatcCTACCTATTATTGTATatatcttttttaaaaaatcattaaaataatatagttaGAAGACAAATTTAACATTATATTTCCTCCCATAAGTTACTGTACAAGTGcgataattattttaaaacataGTCTctccgtctcggaatacttgacctgtttttcttatcggaccgtcccttaatacttgacctgtttctaaaaatggaaatattctaacaatattatattatttctcactccatccctattaacccacctaccccctactccatacaaaaaataattaaaaattcaactcctactctaccccaaccccacctcttaacccacctcccactaactacattaaaataatactccactatcaactactgcCTATTAaatttaataagtcaattcaagttttTTAAATTTTGTGCCGATCAAATCGGGTCGAGTATTGCGGGACGAATGGGAGCATACACTAGGGAGTAACGAATATACTCTTGTTCTGATTTACATCGACAAAATGACATGACCACGATTGTGATAATTAAAGTCTAAATTATAAAGGGAGTTGGTCAACATTGGATGGCAAATTGGCAACCCCCAACCGGTTCGCAGGATACAGCTTACACCACATTACCACTTGCACATAAGAACCCAATAATTGAATAAGGTTTGGATCACATTTTGAGCATATCCATATCCTAATAGGAAAATCTAGAAATAATGTTTAATGGGTCAAAATAAAGAAACTAATAGGTTATCGCAAGTTCTTATTTATAAGTGGTGTAGAATAAATATTGTATATCGGAGTAAAAATTAActtaaaatgtttaaaagttatttttatatatatgtaaaagctATTTGTATTTTATtgataaaatttttcattttaataaaaattatatttccgaaatcactaataatgtataaaatttattatttaaccctttaaaatgtttattaataatttttttatactataaaagttaatcaaaatatattaaaagttataatgaaatgggtaaaagttataaaaactGGAAAAAAATTATCGTGATATGTGATAAATTTGTTGTACATCTTGTAAATACAGGACCTTTTGATATTTTATTATCTTATTATGTTGATTTTGTAAGaagtttttataataaaaattgGCTCACTAAATCCACTTTTTCAGTCAATTTTACTAGGTATATCAAACTTTACTTCTGAAGCAACTTGTATCgtaacgattttttttttttttgtttttttttttttgagaaaagtATCGTAACGATGTTTACTCCTAACTTACTTTAGTattgtgtattttcaaaattttaacgAATATTTTACAATTAGACAAATCACGTAATTTATGTGTGCCAGTATAGTACCAAGTTACCAACAGAAtatatctatattattaaagtagaATGGTGAATAATGAGGATTGAGCAATAGGTCATCCAAGCCATCTCATGCATTAGACACTACAGACCATTGATTTCGCTTGATGGAATTTCATCCGTCAGATTTTCTTAATAAATATCATAAAATTCACTAAAAACACATTAAATATGCAATTAAATCTTTCATTCAAAACTTAATATAACTACATTACTAAAATATTTTCTTAATTATAGTCTTTATATTAATTTCCTAATTAATCACTCAATATTATGACAATTTTTTTTCTCTATGATTTAATCTTTTAAATGCTACTCCGtaattatttttcttacctaattACCCCTTTTAATAATTAATCTTTTTTTTGAAGGTCTCCTAATAATTAATCTAGCTATAATGGTTGTACATGTTTTTTATACTGGCGATAGTTGGGTTGGTTGATAGATTTTCGTCGGTGGTAGAAACTAGGAAGAATTTTCTGGTGGTTGGGTAGAGTTTCTTGGTGGTTAAGTGCATGCGGCATGTGGTTTTGGATGGAAGATTCTAAAGTTGGTAGTTTTGATGGTCGACGTGGTTAAGTCGAGTGGTGGTGGACGGTTAAAGTTTTGGTCAATGATGGTCAAAGTGGTCATGAAATAGAGGAAGCAAGGAAAAGTGAAGTCTTCTTAGGGTAAGAGAGGGGAAAGGGAGTAAATCTAGACTAACTTATTAAtcactcaaaatataattatgaaaattaatatttttaacaatCAATTGACACATAAATATACGATGACACGTAGTATCAAGTTAATTCTGCATTTTGTATCTTAAAGGTGTACAACTAAGTTGGGTTAGAGGTTCATATTGCATAAAAAATGTAAAGGTTTACAAATTACATTATGCAAGGAAACCTAAAAAACACTAGGTCTTTGACCATTATACATATTacaaaacaaactaaaaaaATAGGCCTGATAGATGAAAATGTAATTGGCTCTTTCCATGACTTCACTTGATTCTTAAAATTGCCTTTTGAGATCGAATAACAATTTTGTTGTCAGAACATCGAAAAAAACATCAACAAACACACGATGGAGATTATCTAGCCAAACAAAGTCCAGTGAGGATATCCACAATGCTACAATTTCTATTACTATTTAGACATGATGTTGAAATTAATTACCAACTCGATCTCTAGTTAAGTATAAAGACTTTGCATCAAACATGTACGTTTACTGTACACGGTTGAATTTGATAGTTTTTTTATCACAAAAATGTAGTAATCATAATATTTTATGCACAGTTAGACACATACATTTTGAAGTAATATTTAACTTAGTGTCTAATTAGGTCATTTTCTAAAACCACATATGCAGATAATGGAGAAATAAGACGAGATGAAATGTTTTACTTAAACAAGACGTGGGTAGATTTAGACATCCAGTCATTTTTAATACATTGATTTGTTGATCATCGTGATATTTATTGAATATTACTTTACTGATTAGTTCTATATTATGGGTACTAAATATACTAAACGTTTTTATTGTCTAACATCGtttaaaatgttatttattatctACCACACATTTTTACTAGATGTCTAATTTTGTATAAATCCCGTGCATTAGCACGGGCATATACTAGTtgataataaaatatttaatgtgGAGGTAACGGCTCTTAATGAGAGAAAGATAGATTAGGTGTGTCCACATGACAATGTCTTATAAATAAAGACTCCAAGCTTTTGTTTTCCTAAAAATAATTCCAAATATGTGTTTTCTTTCCACATCATCTTTGTTATCAATTCTATGTATTATCCTACTAATATCTCTATCCCAAGCCCAAGTTCCTCCCTCTTCCACATTTAAGCATGTCAACCAAGGTGATTTTGGTGATTATATTGTCGAGTATGATGGAAATTATCGTGCACTAGACATATTTTCTAGCCCTTTTCAACTATGCTTCTATAACACTACTCCAAATGCTTACACCCTTTCTCTACGTATGGGTTTGGTTCGGTCTGAATCAGTTTTCCGATGGGTTTGGGAGGCGAATCGGGGAAACCCGGTGGGCGAGAACGCGACTTTCTCTCTCGGGAAAGATGGCAACCTTGTATTGGCCGATGCCGATGGGCGGATGGCTTGGCAAAGCAACACAACCAACAAGGGTGTAGTAGGATTCAAGTTGCTCCCTAATGGTAACATGGTACTCCATGATGATAAAGGTAAATTTATTTGGCAAAGTTTTGATTATCCTACTGATACCCTCTTAGTGGGTCAGTCTCTACGATTTGGTGGGCCTACTAAGCTCGTGAGTCGGGTTTCTGATCAAGTTAACACTAATGGGCCTTACACTT encodes:
- the LOC110789579 gene encoding epidermis-specific secreted glycoprotein EP1 isoform X1; this encodes MCFLSTSSLLSILCIILLISLSQAQVPPSSTFKHVNQGDFGDYIVEYDGNYRALDIFSSPFQLCFYNTTPNAYTLSLRMGLVRSESVFRWVWEANRGNPVGENATFSLGKDGNLVLADADGRMAWQSNTTNKGVVGFKLLPNGNMVLHDDKVIVMETAKKALQFPGLDEENSAGVKGEFFFSDYSMPEVIGYDRLKKIKNQARIWLGEVLQIRFDEQIDISDLLTDGELLFQIHH
- the LOC110789579 gene encoding epidermis-specific secreted glycoprotein EP1 isoform X3, with the protein product MCFLSTSSLLSILCIILLISLSQAQVPPSSTFKHVNQGDFGDYIVEYDGNYRALDIFSSPFQLCFYNTTPNAYTLSLRMGLVRSESVFRWVWEANRGNPVGENATFSLGKDGNLVLADADGRMAWQSNTTNKGVVGFKLLPNGNMVLHDDKVIVMETAKKALQFPGLDEENSAGGCSNNQARIWLGEVLQIRFDEQIDISDLLTDGELLFQIHH
- the LOC110789579 gene encoding epidermis-specific secreted glycoprotein EP1 isoform X2 produces the protein MCFLSTSSLLSILCIILLISLSQAQVPPSSTFKHVNQGDFGDYIVEYDGNYRALDIFSSPFQLCFYNTTPNAYTLSLRMGLVRSESVFRWVWEANRGNPVGENATFSLGKDGNLVLADADGRMAWQSNTTNKGVVGFKLLPNGNMVLHDDKVIVMETAKKALQFPGLDEENSAGVKGEFFFSDYSMPEVIGYDRLKKIKVIFLHFRIKQEYGSEKFCR
- the LOC110789579 gene encoding epidermis-specific secreted glycoprotein EP1 isoform X4, giving the protein MCFLSTSSLLSILCIILLISLSQAQVPPSSTFKHVNQGDFGDYIVEYDGNYRALDIFSSPFQLCFYNTTPNAYTLSLRMGLVRSESVFRWVWEANRGNPVGENATFSLGKDGNLVLADADGRMAWQSNTTNKGVVGFKLLPNGNMVLHDDKVIVMETAKKALQFPGLDEENSAGGCSNGLKVNFFSLTIPCLKLLDMIG
- the LOC110789579 gene encoding epidermis-specific secreted glycoprotein EP1 isoform X5, which produces MCFLSTSSLLSILCIILLISLSQAQVPPSSTFKHVNQGDFGDYIVEYDGNYRALDIFSSPFQLCFYNTTPNAYTLSLRMGLVRSESVFRWVWEANRGNPVGENATFSLGKDGNLVLADADGRMAWQSNTTNKGVVGFKLLPNGNMVLHDDKVIVMETAKKALQFPGLDEENSAESSKNMARRSFADKI